In the genome of Sebastes fasciatus isolate fSebFas1 chromosome 23, fSebFas1.pri, whole genome shotgun sequence, the window acaatgtgatgtgaaaaaattaagaaaatatgtGTTTATTTCTGGTGATAGGTTATATCAACTGTACGTTTATTccttaataaattattttaatcacaaatttgtaGGACCATTGTGGTGATTTGCATTTTTTAGCCATTTGACTACAAATCACTTGTGCTGCTGCCAGAAAATGTTCAAATCCTACAACAGATTTCTAGCTTCTAGGCAGCCATGGGTGTCTTAACCCTGTTAAAAATACAGGTTTGTTATCTATGGCAAGTTTCAAGTCTGTAAATGAACTTGAATTGTGAATGGCCCAACTTGCAAAACACCACTGTGGTTCCTGAGAGTTCATACTGAAATCATTTGTGTACAGTGATTATTTTTATCAAGCTTTGGTGTGTGATCCTAATAAATGGTGGCATGTTAGTGGCAGAGCCATTTATGATGGGAGAGTCACTGAATTCAAACTGTCCACATTTGGGACACGAGAAAAGGTTTGGCAGCttttagggatgctcattttgaaattTTCTTAatcgataaccgaccctcgttaaccgattattaaccgctAACCGACAAGAGTTGTGCCTCACATGCAGCGTTATTAGTGATTGAATAAGTGATCAACACGCTCCTTAGATCCACCTCTGGAGGAGCTCTGTCTCTCTGAGCAGAGCTCCTCAGCAGCTTGCCGGCTGTACAGTTGGAGGTGCTTGAGTCATTGGCGTGTGAGAACACTCTACCTGTCACCCCAGCCCAACTGCATCACTGGCAACCCTGTCCTCGACAGGGAGCTTCCCAGTGCTGCAAGCCTGGGGGACGGACACACTGATCAGTTACTGCACAGAGCTGGAAAGCATTGAAGTGTGTAGTAATGTGATTTGGTGAAGAATGATTGAGTGGGTTAATGTTATcctaataaaatgttttattattttatttaaaggcagggttgaggatgttatccagtatatctgttctattggttgaaattgtctttacaccccgacagcgatccattactgatgagctctgaaaaaggaccgttaaagagccgtcatctgtagctgctgtaatcctgtaaaaatccgccgcacgtttcctggagaatggaagagaaaactcagccctgcagtagcactgccgcgaaTGCTCTGATGTCGTGGTCTCGTTTCCTGTCACATTATTTTGagtaataactaaaataattcTCGCCGCCaggtagtctgcgtaactttagcgagtttctgACAGTccgtgtgaggttgttggtggcgttctagctgtgaacgtaggtgtagcactgtgtgaataaatgctacgaaactacaactcctccgctcaagcgagattgagagaccggagccaacttcctgtatcctgcaactccggctccgcctcttaaggtggtctgttaaggtggaccagcttttctcgttaaagagacgagccgctcagctttttaattaattattaacatttcttttaaccgatagcattaatcggttcaaatgcttaatgtcggttaaacggttaattattgacatccctagCAGTCTTCCTCCTGCAGTGACAGCTCTTCCATTATGTGGCTCTGGTTTggtgttgattttttttgtcctgtgctgcATGTGACCCTGCACGTTGCATGTATGCTGTGTGTCCCCCTCCTTCTACCACAGAGGTCAGCTGTGGCTTTGGCTCCCTAAAGTACTATGCCCTGTGTGGCTTTGGGGGTATCCTGAGCTGcggcctcacacacacagcagtggtGCCCCTTGACCTTGTCAAGTGCCGCCTGCAGGTTTGTACAGAAGCTGAACCTCCCAGTAGCAACGAGTAGCCAGCGGCTCCCTCCAGCCCCTCAGCCCCGTCGCTTCATGTACGATGGTAGTTGTGCACGACATTGAAATGCCTCTTAAATATTAACAGGCAACTTTCAAAGTGCTGTGCAAGAGAAACTCCTGTTATTGGGAGCAGTCAGTAAATCAACACACATTCTCAAGGAAACTATTCATAGTAAATTTAAAGGTCATCCTGACATATCTCCCGGTATGATGGAATTTCAATTAACAGTAACCTGAACCTTTTAAATTTGTTCAGCTAATATAGTTTAAATGTCTAAATTGCTGTCTAGAAAATGCACTTAAACACATCCAAGAAAAACACTAGATCTGCAACTCGTATATCGGCCCCATACTAATAACTACCCATCATATAAGCCTTTACATATCAGCTTAAAACACCAGATCCCAGAGTTGCTTCATCAGTGTTAACTCTCCTCCTCAGGTGGACCCAGATAAGTACAAGAGCATCGGCAACGGCTTTAAATTGACGGTGAGAGAAGATGGTTTCAGAGGCCTGGCGAAGGGCTGGGCTCCCACCTTCATCGGATACTCCATGCAGGGACTCTGCAAGTTCGGCTTCTATGAAATGTTCAAGATCTTCTACAGTGACTTGATAGGAGAGGTGAGTCTCAGATACAGCTGTCATCATCACACAGCTCTGCTCTGACAAAGACCAGACGTTTGTTCTTATCCGTCTGCTATATTAAGTTGTTATACTAAAAATTAGATTATCTCCATGTAGGGAGGAAAGCATTTAATTTTCTGTGCAGCACTGGATACATCTAGTTGTTCAACATAGAGTACGGGTGCTCCAAATGTATGAAATATAGTTTGATTGGTGGTCTAACTACTGCatacatttcagtttttttaatgaatacattttttacatttaaacatttttatttttttatatactttattttttcaaggttttcgtatatgcaatttacagttcataataacagtttataaaccaatttttaagtagttaagcttagaaacaaacacaataagtacactagagaaaacaacgtcagcatataaaatataaaaataaaaaagtggaataaaataaaaaaagtaataacttaaataaacaaataagttaaacatttttaattaattaaaaaaacactggcCCATCTcacccgcaccgtcggggaggtggagcgtgtggacttgaaagatggtgacgagaggttagcTTTCATATCATGTGTCGTGTCCCTGACTCCATGCAGGTTGTGGCTATAAGACAGTCTGGAACGCATATTATGCCGAAAgcattgcatttattttgagtCACAATTTCTTAAATGCtgtttctaacttttttttttattcctgctgctgagtgatgTAGAGGTAACCTGAGCGGTGTATGTCTGTCACCTAATCTGTCTGACCgttatgttgtgtgtgtttcacccgACAGGAGAACACCTACCTGTGGAGGACATCGCTGTACCTGGCTGCCTCAGCCAGCGCAGAGTTCTTTGCAGACATCGCTCTGGCTCCCATGGAGGCTGTCAAAGTTCGTATCCAGACCAAGCCGGGCTACGCCAACACCCTCAGAGAGTGTGTCCCCAAGATGTATGCGGAGGAGGGACTCTGGGCGTGAGTGTACAACCTTCTTATTATAGCTCAGTTATTTTGAAGGTCTGCCTGGTTAGTCAGATATAGACATTGTTGTATTAGTGATTGAATAAGTGATCAACACGCTCCTTAGATCCACCTCTGGAGGAGCTCTGTCTCTCTGAGCAGAGCTCCTCAGCAGCTTGCCGGCTGTACAGTTGGAGGTGCTTGAGTCATTGGCGTGTGAGAACACTCTACCTGTCACCCCAGCCCAACTGCATCACTGGCAACCCTGTCCTCTACAGGGACAGGGAGCTTCCCAGTGCTGCAAGCCTGGGGGACGGACACACTGATCAGTTACTGCACAGAGCTGGAAAGCATTGAAGTGTGTAGTAATGTGATTCGGTGAAGAATGATTGAGTGGGTTAATGTTATCctaataaaatgtttaattattattttatttaaaggcaggtgcctccctgctcgtactctacccttggcgtccaccagcctgaactcaaagcgcgtcgccgccgcacgtttcctggagaatggaagagaaaactcagccctgcagtagcactgccgcgttACCTTGGGAGGGGGGGGTTAGACGGAGCTTCTGAGGCGATACTACTTTCACATTATACTatctttccaacatcgtcgaccctgtCTTCAATGGTAAAATCATACGACTTTTACCGTCAACCTGAGCTTGTTCTAGAGAATGCTCTGATGTCTTGTTTCCTGTCACATTATTTTGAGTAATAACTAAAATAGCATTCAGGAAACTCTTTGTTGTACTTATTTACTAactactaggggtgtaagaaaatattgtgatattatgttttgtgatactaaACACTCgatatttaattaatagtttacatgcaaagattaactcaatgttgtatttaatttgcaaagagatgagccctctcaaagtagagcTCTGATGTTGGAGGTTACAGTTACTGTGACAAATGCAGATTGCATAAACTTAACTCAGATTTAATGCATATGGTGATGTGTTctatatactatgacagttgtcctgaaattagattttaaaaaatcacaatatattgaatcgtaaccccgtcacagtcactatatcctgacagtgtgCAGGAGACAGGTAATGTGGTCCTTCCGGTGCTCATCATGGCCTTCACAAGGTTACACAGACCggagggaaacaaccaatcagagctgaggagTCTCCGCTCAAACTGTCGAACTAGGCAGCGCCGAATGTTCATTGTATGAATAAATTCCAGCACCCTGGTTCTGCTGTGTTGTATGACGGCGGGTAAAACCCTGAGTGTAGATGTGTGTAGTATATGCTCCGTGTGAGCTCACATCTCCTTTCCCTCCAGTTTCTATAAGGGCGTGGTGCCCCTGTGGATGAGGCAGATCCCCTACACCATGATGAAGTTTGCCTGCTTCGAGCGCACCGTGGAGACGATCTACAAATATGTTGTTCCCAAGCCCCGCAGCGAGTGCACCAAATCTGAGCAGCTGGTGGTCACCTTTGTGGCCGGTTATATCGGTGAGTAACGGAACACCTGAACAGGACACTACAAGTCGTGGTGCTCACTGAAGCACAAATCATCAGTTAATCAGCTGATGTGCAGATTCCAGTTCTCTAATGTGGGTTTTTTGTTTGCTCCGTGTGCAGCTGGCGTGTTCTGTGCCATCGTGTCCCACCCTGCTGACTCCGTGGTGTCTGTGCTGAACAAGGAGAGTGGCAGCACCGCCGTCCAGGTCCTCAAGAAGCTGGGACCCAAAGGTCTGTATCAACACCAGTCTACAGTTAACTTCAGCAGTAGTGTAACATGATCGAGCTTTTGATCAACACGCTCCTTAGATCCACCTCTGGAGGAGCTCTGTCTCTCTGAGCAGAGCTCCTCAGCAGCTTGCCGGCTGTACAGTTGGAGGTGCTTGAGTCATTGGCGTGTGAGAACACTCTACCTGTCCTCCCAGCCCAACTGCATCACTGGCAACCCTGTCCTCTACAGGGACAGGGAGCTTCCCAGTGCTGCAAGCCTGGGGGACGGACACACTGATCCGAGACCAGCTAATAAATGTATGCTTTGTTCATGTCGCATCACAGAATCAGCCGCAACCACCCAGACAACATTAAAACTGAACTAAGAATGTATGCTGTGAAATGTTAAATATTGCTGCCACTGTTCATTTGAGTCTACAGTTAGAGGCAACTTAGCAAAGCTAACTAActcagcagctacgatgctgcgggtagtgtcgcggacatgcagtcactttcccagtaaaagcctccaccgcacatttagtttagtttagcaggttgtcagctgtgtgtctgcccggatcAATGATAGGGATTGGctgacaaacagtgtgtgtttgtgctacgttatcatctgcagctctgctggtagcttcgtgaTTATTAACTATGAAATGAACTGTGGAGTTGAAACTCATGACAGGAGCCGGTTCCAGCTTTTTGGGGGCCCATATGCAAAATCCtgttttttgaccaaatgctactttttacataaaaaatcaaaacaaacatactaattataaataaaaaacaaacaaaattcatttttaaaataaaacgttttttgtgataaattaataacaataaaccACTTTTGATTTAACTAATGTTAATGTAGAAAAACAACGATTTAAAATTTGGGACGGTCTGCGTTCGGTTCTGGGAGGATGATCAGAGCCCTGGTCAGATCATTATTTTATACTGAAGTAGCTCTCCCTTTATGCCCTGTGGTAGATTTGGCAAACCAATGAACAGGACCACTTTATGATTGGATTTACAATGTTTAAGCATCAAAGTAGCTTGATTTTTTCacattatatttaaaaagtgCCTGAAGTCTCCAGCGTTCTAACACCACCAAGTACAGTCTTAAAAGTTCTCGTTGGTAAATGACATGATTAAATGCTGTCGTTTCCATGCAACACTAGAGATGAGAGGCAGAGAACGGTAAAAGGATTACCTGAGCTCTTGCCTCAACGTTGTGTATTCTATATAGTTATGTTGTCTGTGTCTCCTCTCAGGTGTGTGGAAGGGTCTGGTTGCCCGTATCATCATGATCGGTACTCTGACCGCCCTGCAGTGGTTCATCTACGACTCCGTCAAGGTCTACTTCCGCCTGCCCCGCCCCCCTCCCCCCGAGATGCCAGAGTCTCTGAAGAAGAAGCTCGGCCTCACAGAGTAACCCCCCCAGCCCACCAATGAGCCACCCCTCCTCAAACCTCCAGAGCGCACACAGCAGTTTTCTATATTTATGTCCTCGGCTCCTGAGCACAGAGCTGCTACTactaatgtatatttaaaaacagaaagaacGAGCGAGGAGAGAAGATGGAACTGTCGCCAGAAAATATTCCTCTGTAGAAACACCCGTCTGGTTTTATCATTTCCTGTCATTAGAAAATTGTTGAAATTCTAATAAAAGAATTTAATTCCCTGGAAAACActggcttttcttttttaaaaatacattatgttGAATTTAATCTGTTCAATAATCACAAgtctccctgtggatttataaaaatggaaataaataactgttcttttgtttatatttgtattgatcattgttgtaggtctatggtacgacggagtattagggccacattgaggaaaaaaataaatcagatttagagaataaagtcttaatattataaagtagtaattttacgtgttttctttttttctcataaagttaggactttttttctcgtaatattttgactttattctgtaaatctcagatgtgttttccctcaacgtggccttaatactccgtagtacattgtctctttggcacTCACTGCATCAGacttatatacttagactataaactgttaccttcatcacaatgatcacatgttttgcggctccagacagatttgtttttgcctaaaatggctcttttgatggTAGAGGTTGCTGATCCCTGCTATAAGGGATAACGTACAGCCAGCAGCTCATTGAGGTCAGATGAACCGGGGGAAGCAGGACCCCAACTCCAATCATCCAAACAAAGTAGTCACAAGTAGGTCTGGTATAAATGTACtttattaaacattaacattttagGTGAGGACTGAGATTCATTCTTGACTTGATGAAACTAAACTGGAGCTTTACTCATTTAGCTTCACTCGTAGCCCTCAGCTGCTGGCGGAGGACGGCCATGAACCTTCATTTAGAAATAATGATTATTAAAGCTGATGTGAGACTAACTTTGGGGATGAGGCCCCTCTCATGCTTTCAGAGGTTTGGTTCATTGTTTGCATATCTATGCAATATTATATTAGAAATATGTTTAGTCTGACACTTGGTatcaaattatattaaaatactTGAGGTTGGGGGATTTGCAAGAGACTGATTTAAGAGTCTCCAGCATGCGAGGGTACAGCTAAATGCTGAAGGTCAGCATGCAAACATTCAGATGTTTAGCGTGCTCATCGTAGGCGAGCATGATTTGCTTATTGGCACTAAAAGCAGTCAGTATTTTTGGACGCGTTCAAAGTTAACCTGAGTTAACCTTAGACGAGAGGTTAAGGGACCATGCACCGAAATTATTACAATGAATCCTCATAGTGGTAGTAGAGGAaacgtccatccatccatccatctacgctcacattcacacctatacgggacatttagactcaacaatgaacctgcatgtctttggactgtgggaggaaacctgagcacccggagaaaaccccacgctgacacggggagaacatgcaataAGAGAAAAGTTCACCTCAACCTAACCCTACCTAGCCTTAAACTGACTTTGTGCCACTTAAAGACTCAAACCAGCGTAGGATGATTGATGATGACATATGATTGGTATAATAGAGATTAGATATATAGCAAACAATTCCATGTGTTAAAAATGATAAGACAGGAGTGTGCCGTGCAGTTGGTTGTATTTGAAGTGTTATACCTCTTAACGGCACCAGGGGGGGCTCTCTGCTTTCGTCTGACAGCTGTTCATAACCTCTAAAGAGCAGAACACACAGATAAGTTAGTATATAAAAGCTTCCACATCTGAGGTCACAGAAATTACAAGAGAGGGAAACACTAGACACAATCTTTATTAGGCTGCATGATCTACACATGAAAAATAAGATGTGTACAACGGTTtgtgcacacaaatacaaatgcaCACATCACAGCCggaataaatattaatatttaacgTACAGatttttaactttaactttacacatgtgcttcctgtgtgtgtgcacggatCGCCTGAAACAGATCCACAAATACATGCTGCATTTAAGTAGAAAACCAGGACACCTGCTCTAAACGCTGTCACTATACCAAATCATTCTTTTGAATTTACTGCTCTGAAAGTTAACTATTAATTAATACTAAATAATTCAAtgaatgtggtgtgtgtgtacagagcaCCCtcgggtatatatatatatatatatatatatatatatgtatattcccaagtatactttatgtaataagtatactaatatcaatgtactagtagtatacttgtaagtgtactacttcaatacttcttcgGACTAAATTGGTcgactttttagtttataaaagtatacttttaactttaaatgtaagagtagtaaactctgagtacacaactagtttacatccaagttgtattttgtcctGCAGCTATACTATGAACAATACGACAACTGAACTTaaaggtatactgttagtttactagtttatATACTTTCAGCccattttttagtttataaaagtacactttaaagaatactctcagtaaactactagttctTATTGTACTGACTCTTTTGCACACGTGTGCTAAAACACGTGCTTGAATGAACGAGAAATtcaaatctgttgtgaacaacaaactaattgtttagagatttgagaaaaaaataattcaagaaTCGAGCCGAAACGAGTCAGAAAAAAGTGTAAAAGGAGCGCATCCTGGTCGTCACTGAGCTCCGGGTCACATTTCAGGGAAGAGACGAGCATCATAGAAATCACACAGCACATTTCAGGCTGGTTCGAAGCAGCTAATGTGTGAGTGAAGTGTGATGTATCACAGGTTTACCGACCGCTGCACACCGACACCTGCATCATGTAATGCACCCGGGCCGGGTCCAGGTCTGCGGATGAACCGCCGCCGTCATTACAATCCATTTGTTTGCTCATAATAAAATAGGCAGTTTGTATTCTGGCAACAACAGCGCTGTCTTCTGCCGGAGAGACGATGTGTCTCAGTGCTCGCTGACAGGGTGAGGTTGCAAGGGGTCATGGGAAATGGATTCCATTTACGTGTTCCCTGTTTGTGAGATCATAATGTCGTCGCTGTCTCGTTGAATAAAACATCAACACTACGAGGGAGGAAAAGGTTTCCCAGAGCTGTTTTTTAGCAGTAATTTCCACATTCAGTGATGAACCTGTAAATATGTTGGAGTCCAGTGATTTGTTCCATTTCGGCGATCTGTTCCCCCCCGTTAGCATCGTTGTGGCTGCTGACAGTCGCCTGTCTTTGGTCTGTTTCAGGgctccagacacacacagtcagtcttCAGCCTTTATCATCAGGTCCAAACGCACACACTGAGCAAAGACACGTCCAAAAGACTTCAATTTAACGTCTCTGTCGACCGTCCAAAAGACGTCCACTGAGGAGCCTGAATGAAAGTTTTTGCGACGTCTTTTTTAAACGTCTTTTTAACGTCCGTAGACGTCCAGATATGGAACCTGTTTTGCACGTCCATAGACGTCCGTGCTTCCAGACAAAAAGTTCAGACAGACTCAATGAAaccttgattaaaaaaaagagtaatcATGATCGCACTCACATTAAAAGAGTTCATTTTTCTTAGAAAGAAAAGACGCTGCTGTACTTttttacttgtactttattgCAGACGTGCAGTAGAGGTGTGATttcccatcaaacagttgtgacgATTACTCTTACAGTTTAGAAAGTTAAGACTGTTACAAAAGATGAGCCAAAGCTGTTACGACCCAGAGGACGTACGAACGTTCATCTCTGTAACTCTGTTTGTGCTCTAATGTGCTCTCTGCTGCGTGTGTGATGAGCTGCAGGTGAGCTctgctgattgattgattgattgattgattgtggGTGATTCCATGAAGCTGATTGGTGCAGCCTTCAAGCAGGTGGTTTAAAAGACAGacttccctcctctcccctgTGGACTCTCTGCTCTCCACTCAGGTTAGTagtttgtcttttgtttccGTTCTTTTAGCGTAGGTAT includes:
- the slc25a3a gene encoding solute carrier family 25 member 3a isoform X2, with amino-acid sequence MYPTALTQLARGNPFSAPLFSLQRVEEPQQSLQGPQRSRRLAAAATAEEVSCGFGSLKYYALCGFGGILSCGLTHTAVVPLDLVKCRLQVDPDKYKSIGNGFKLTVREDGFRGLAKGWAPTFIGYSMQGLCKFGFYEMFKIFYSDLIGEENTYLWRTSLYLAASASAEFFADIALAPMEAVKVRIQTKPGYANTLRECVPKMYAEEGLWAFYKGVVPLWMRQIPYTMMKFACFERTVETIYKYVVPKPRSECTKSEQLVVTFVAGYIAGVFCAIVSHPADSVVSVLNKESGSTAVQVLKKLGPKGVWKGLVARIIMIGTLTALQWFIYDSVKVYFRLPRPPPPEMPESLKKKLGLTE
- the slc25a3a gene encoding solute carrier family 25 member 3a isoform X1, with protein sequence MYPTALTQLARGNPFSAPLFSLQRVEEPQQSLQGPQRSRRLAAAATAEEEISCEFGSQKYLLLCGFGGILSCGTTHTAVVPLDLVKCRLQVDPDKYKSIGNGFKLTVREDGFRGLAKGWAPTFIGYSMQGLCKFGFYEMFKIFYSDLIGEENTYLWRTSLYLAASASAEFFADIALAPMEAVKVRIQTKPGYANTLRECVPKMYAEEGLWAFYKGVVPLWMRQIPYTMMKFACFERTVETIYKYVVPKPRSECTKSEQLVVTFVAGYIAGVFCAIVSHPADSVVSVLNKESGSTAVQVLKKLGPKGVWKGLVARIIMIGTLTALQWFIYDSVKVYFRLPRPPPPEMPESLKKKLGLTE